A window of Panthera tigris isolate Pti1 chromosome A3, P.tigris_Pti1_mat1.1, whole genome shotgun sequence genomic DNA:
TACTAGCCCTGTGACCTTTGACAAGTGAATTATCCTCTCTGTGACTCAAATTCcccagctataaaatggggataatgatcgCACTTAACTCCTAGATTtgctgtgaggatcaaatgaagtAATCCAAGAGAAATGCTTCGACTAGTACCTAGCTAAATGCTAAGTAAATGATAACTATTAAGTCCTGGTAACTTTTTTGTGATAGATACCATGAATTTGACCTGATCATTTCTATCCAACTAGATACTGCAATAGACTGCCAGCTAGTTTTACTTCCTTTGGTCTTACCCTTATCTAACTGACGCAGCATATCACTACTAGATTCCCCACTCTGCCAGTTCTGTATTATTCTACCTGCTTCTAAAGTTTTTGTTACTACCTGCCTAACCGTTTTATCTTCTGTATTCTCCAACTCGAACCCTTAACACCAGACAAGCagtctcttattttcttccacCAGCTGTGTgttctccaaatatttgggaTTTAATTCCTCCACTACCCCTTAGCTGAAAGTCCATTTGCGTTTAACTTATTTCTgtctatttgctttttaaaatcccagGCACTTCCCTGATTATGATGTGTAGCTCACAACATTGTATTATAttgatttactttatttatgtatttttttaattattttattttatttttatttttttaatgtttatttatttttgagacagagagagagagagcatgaatgggggagggtcagagagagagggagacacagaatctgaagcagactccaggctctgagctgtcagcacagagcccgatgcagggctcgaactcacagactgtgagatcatgacctgagctgaagtcagaagctcaactgactgagccacccaggcacccctttttaaaaattttttttaacatttatttttgagagtgagagagacagagcataagcaggggaggggcagagagagagaaggagacacagaacccgaagtaggttctaggctccaagctgtcagcacagggccaacgcggggctagaactcacggactgcgagatcatgacctgagctgaagtcagacgcccaaccgactgagccactcaggcgcccctatattgatttattttatgtagAGTCATGGTTGGAATGGAAATTAAAGACCGTTTAAGCctgaaaataaacatctttagcatttttaactttaatcCCAAAATTCTTACTCAAAAGCCTAGGATTTGGAGCAGGTATCCTGACAAGTTGGGACCAATCTGAGCATGTAGAGATTTGGCCTTCTCCTCCCTACATgctactcatttttttaaatgtatatatatatatttttttttttaatttttttttaacgtttatttatttttgagacagagagagacagagcatgaacaggggaggggcagagagagagggagacacagaatccgaaacaggctccaggttctgagctgtcagcacagagcctgatgcggggctcgaactcccggaccgtgagatcatgacctgagctgaagtcagacgcttaaccgaccgagccacccaggcgcccctaaacgtatatatttgtaagtttatttatttattttgagagagagagagaaagagggagagcaagagcatgtgatcaggggagggttagacagagagggagagagaatcccaagcaggctccacactgtcagtgcagagcccaatgcggggctggaacttacaaacctgagatcaagacctgagctgaaatcaaaagttggacgcttaactgactgagccacccaggcgccccttatttttttttaaacttcattctATTTAATTGTTTGTAGTTTGTTGTTATTGGGCAATCAAAGGTGatcagttacttcttttttttttaatctttatttctgagaaagagagagagaaagagtgtgtgtgtaagcgggggaggaacagagaggagacacagaatcccaagcaggctccaggctctgagctgtcagcacagagcccgacgcagggctcgaacccacagactgtgagatcatgacctgagctgaagtcagacgcttaactgactgagccacccaggcaccccagtcagtTACTTCTTAATCACCAAGCGTTGTGATGGTGTAAATTTGTCGATCTGGACCACTTTGAATGCTAGCTTAGAGAATCTGTGTCTCATCTTGAGGCAACAGAACCACCAGAGATTTTTGTTTAACAGCGACAGTTTTGAAGGTTAGTCTGTTAGCAATGATTGGGAAATACTAGGATGGGGAAGGATTGGTGGCAAGGAGATCAGCTACTGATGGCTATTCTCAAAGCACGAAGCGCAGAAGCTCCAGTGAGGGGGTAATAGGGGGCAATCCCTGAAAgactgtcttctctgtctctgccacagcCGGTTTCTAAAATCTTATCTGCCATTTCCCCACATCACCTCTGTTTAGTCTTCTCTGTTATTCTTTCTCATCTCCTACCCTACTAGGTAGAGGAATTTTGAGTACCTGCTCACTGTCTCCCTTTTGTGCAGCTGAActtctttgccccccccccatctttgtTTTCTCACGTTCTCTCAAGATTGCAAAGCTATTTTTGAGAGCTTTCGAGTTCCTGTGTTCCCTGtaagcatgttttcatttgtttgtttttcattattttcctaccacatcaaatatttttctttcctgtgtagGAAATGGTACgtgtgtatttttgtttctttcagactGGGAGACAAGACCGGAGAGTAAGGACCTAACTCCAGAGCAGGATATTTCTGAAGAAGAATCAGCCCCTGGGGTGTTAATAGCAAGATTTCCAAAGGAAAGTTCCAGTGAATACGAGGATTCTTCAGAGAGTCAGCAGGAAAACCATGAGAAACATTTAATACAGGAGGTTGTCACTCAGAAGAAATCTTCTGGGGAGAGAAGTTACCAGTGTCATGAATTTGGGAGAAGTTTTAGTCGAAGGTCATTACTTGTTCAACAGCAAGGAGAGAGACTACATAACTgtgattcatttaaaaagaacttaaaacaaaattcagatcTAATGAGGCACGAGAAAGTTTGTGCAGAAAAGAAACCTTGGAAGTGTAATGAGTGTGAGAAAGCCTTTAGTTACTACTCAGCTTTTGTCTtgcatcagagaattcacacaggagaaaaaccctacgaatgtaatgaatgtggtaaAGCTTTTAGCCAGAGTATACATCTTACTCTAcaccagagaattcatactggagagaaaccctacgAGTGTCacgaatgtgggaaagccttcagtcaCCGCTCTGCCCTTATTCGGCATCATataattcatactggagagaaaccctatgaatgcaatgaatgtgggaaggcctttaaTCAGAGCTCATACCTCACTCAACATCAgcgaattcatactggagagaaaccttatgagtgtaatgaatgtgggaaggcctttagcCAAAGCACATTCCTTACCCAGCATCAGGtcattcacactggagagaaaccctataagtgtaatgaatgtgggaaagcctttagcgATCGATCAGGCCTTATTCAGCACCAGAGAACTCATACTGGGGAGAGGCCTTATGAGTGTAatgagtgtgggaaagcctttggCTACTGTTCAGCCCTGACTCAACACCAGAGAActcacactggggagaaaccctATAAATGCAATGATTGTGCCAAAGCCTTCAGTGACCGCTCAGCCCTCATTCGTCATCAGAGAAcacacactggagagaaaccttacaagtGTAAGGACTGTGGAAAAGCTTTCAGCCAGAGCTCATCTCTTACAAAGCATCAGAAAACTCACACTGGAGAAAAACCCTATAAGTGTAAGGAatgtggaaaagctttcagcCAGAGTTCATCCCTTTCTCAACATCAGAAAACTCATGCTGGAGGGAAAACCAAAGAATACGGAAAAGCCTTTAGTGAGCATTCAGcctttggccagcaaaagagaattcatactggataAAGACTATGTAAATGTGGTACATTTGGAAgatttttattgaacatttactaaaCGTGGTGTGAGCGCTACAAAGGAGTTTAAGAATGTGTTACAAACAAGATATTAATTGAGAAGTCATTGGTGACACGGGACATAGCTTACTTAGAATGTGAAGgaggagttttacatttttttcagtgcAACAGAGGACTTTGAATTTccctggggaaagaggaagattATTTCCAGCACCCTAATGTGTATGTAAGCTTCCAAATccttgagagagaaacagggtgtGCGATGATGGAAAGAAGACATCTTGTCTGGGCTGGGTCGTCTCTTAATGCTAAGGAGATGGAGTTTTAAAGAGATGAGTGGTTCTTTAGGGAAGTTGCAGAGGCAGAAATAAGAGATTGAGAATTCACAATGAGTTTGTCCAGGGTTGAGAGTGGAGGTGAAAGGGAAGTTGTCCTTAGGCTCAAGTACAAGGGCACATAGGAGGtagatgggaaggagagagaaagagaaccggGGGAATGAACTCAAGAAATGTTGATTGAGATAACTGCTCAAACGAGTGCTCCCAACTGGGGAAATATTCATCAGTTGGTCAGTTGCAGTTTCTACCCTGAAGCCAAGGAACACTGGCCTCGCAGTCTGCTTCTGCACTTTCTGTCTTTGAGATCTTGCTTGCTGATTTGCTGCCTGCTAAGAAGCGCGTTAACTCCAAGGGTCAAGACTGACAGCCTAGAAAGTACAGCAGGGACCTTTGATGTTTTCAGTCTATTTTAAGCTACCTATTTTAAGCTAAGTTCCCTGAGAATGTGCTTATTTATAAAGATGTTACCTCAATTGTCTGTAGTTAGTACTTTAGGCTTATTCATACCATAGTAAAATTTAGTTGTAGACCTGAACTTACACTGCGTATTGGATTGTGAAAGACTTGAAAAGAGTCCAAAATACTTCCTTTCACCATTTTACTCTTGCGTAGAAGCAGACGATgcctttgcatatatatttttttcattgaaacttCAAAGGTTGTCATTGCACATGTTTTGAGTactgtgtttttagttttcacaAGTTTGTGTGTCTTGATGtggatttctttgagtttatcctgtTTTATGAACTTCAGTctgtaggtttatgtcttttgccataTTTGGGGAACATTTAGCCCTCatttatttgaatacattttttggCCCTcacttcttctctccttccaggaCCCTGATGACACGAATGTTAGGTCTTTGATTGTAGTTCCGAAGGTTCCTGaggttctgtttttcttcctttttccccccagtatGTTTTATCTCACTCTTctcaggctaccataacaaaacaccatagactgggtggctcaaacaacagaatttctcagttttggaggctgagaagtccaagatcaaggtgtcagctttggcctctggtgagggctctcttcctggatTGCAGAAGGCCAtgttcttgctgtgtcctcacacagccttcccccccccccttttttctttctttctttctttctttctttctttctttctttctttcttcttcttcttcttcttcttcttcttcttcttcttcttcttcttcttcttctgtttgttttgtgctTACAGGTGAGAgaaagctttctctttctcttcctgtaaaGGTTTAAGTCCTATCTGGTTAGGACCCCagccttatgacctcatttaaccttaattacctctgaAAAGCTCTgtgtccaaatacagtcacattgagagcacttcaacatgaatttgggggacacacaattcagtccatagcattcTGCCCGCGGCTCCCCCAAATTCATGACCATGCAAAATACCTTTGCTCTATCCCAGCATTCCCTCAGATCTTAACTCATTCCAGCATCAAGTCTGAAGTCTTACCTAAATATCACGTAAATCAGATCTGTGTGAGGCTTGAGGTGTAATTTAGCCTGAGGCAAAATTCTTGTCCAGCTGTGAACCTGTAAAACCAGATAAGTTATGTGTTTACAAAATATGATTGTGGGACAGGCATATGATAGATATTGtcattccaaaagggagaaataggaaagaaggaaagagtgagaGGTCTCTAGCAAGTCCAAAACATAGCAAGACAAACTCCATGAAGTCTTAAATCTTGAGAACAATGCTCTTTGACTTGATGGCCCACCTTACAGACCCACTGAGGCCATGATCCCACTTTCTGCGCCCACTGGTACAGCAGTCCCACCACCAAGGCCCTGCTGGGCATCCCTGCCTCCAAAACTTTGGTTGTTGGCCATCTGGCCTGTTGAAATGGAGGTGATGTCCGTGCCCTCTGAAACTGAGGAGGTAGTTTCAAACTGATGATCCTGAAATTGGCTTTcgagtcattcttttttttgaagCCTAGAGCATGTCTAGCTGAGTAGCCCTATTGTCTGGTCCTATAGGATCTAAGAAGTCCCAGTCTTCCTCCATTTGTCTAGTTTTCCTGTCCCTTTAGTCCCAGCTGGCAGTGTTTCTGTTGGTATAATCCCATTTTTATTCCTGGCTTCTGTGAAGAAGGCTGAACTTAATCACACCCATGAGTCACACCCATGATCTCTTTTTCAAGTGGTTGTTTAAGCCACACCCTTAGTGTTCTCTTCCAAACCAGTTTTCTCAGTTTTGCAATATGGGTGGACAGAATTTTCCAAATCTCCAAGttctagggttttgttttttgttttgtttgtttgtttgtttgtttgtttgtttttgcttaacaGTTCCTTCTTCGGTTCATCTCTCACCTCTCATATTTTGTGATAAGCAGGAAGGAGGACCCAGGCTGCACGTTCAATACTTTGCTTGGAAGTCCGTGTTGAACGTCCGGTTTCATTGCTCACAAGCTGTACCTTCCACAAAACACTAAAACACCGCTCAGCCCAGTACTTTGCCACTTTACCACAAGGATTGCCTTCCTTCCAGTGTCCAGTAATGTGTTCCTCATTTCTGAGATTTCATCAGAATGGGCTTTAACATCCATATTTCTAGTATGCACCCCAAAACCGCCAGACTCGACCTGTTACCCAGTTCCAAAGGTGCGTCCACATTTTAAGGTTATTTGTTGGAGCAGCACCCCTCTCCTAGGTACCCAAATCTGCTTGAGGGTGCCATTACAAAATAGACCGGGgggctcaaacaacagaaatcaatttctcatagttctagaggctgggaaggccAAGACCAAGGTGCCAGCTGATTTGGTTTCTGGTAAGAGGGTTCCCTTCCTCGCTTGTCGATGGCCaccttctggctgtgtcctcacagccTCTCCTCTGTGCGTGCATGTGGTGTGGAAAGAATCCTCTCTTCTGTTCTCACAGGGCTACCAATCCTATCAGCTTAAGACCCCAtacttatgacctcatttaacctcaaCCTTCTAAAAGCCCTTTCTCTAGTCACCCATGGGTGGGGGgcggttagggcttcaacatgaatTGGTGGTTTCGGAGGGGTTGACATATAATTCAGCCCATAGTGATTTTCTGTCTGTTCTTCAGGTTGGGTATTTTATATTGTTCTCTCTTCACCTTCActgatttctttctctgccccttgcagcCTGATGTTGAGTCCATCACTGGGTTTTATTTCAGGtatatttttctgttccatttgattttctgtattctgtgtttttgtttttgttttttcccgaggatttttaaaatgtgtgtcaaGCATGTTTGTAATTGTCCATTGAGGCGTTTTATGATggctgttttcaaatatttatcaggTAATTCCAGCAGCTGTATCATTTCAGTGTTGGCATCTGTGAGTTACCTTCTCCTGCAAGTTCGGATTTTCCTGGTTCTGTGTGTGATGGTGATTTTCAGTTGAACTCTGGACATTTTGAGTGTCATGTTATGAGACTCTGTATCCTGTTCAAAGCTTCTGTTTGGACAGGCTTCCTCTGACACCGCTCTGGTGAAGAAAGGGCTGAGGGGAGATTGCCTTGTTACTATACGTTGGTGTTGGAAATGCAGGTTCACCGGCCTCTACTGACACCTGGATCGGGATCCTCACTACTGCTGGGTAGGGGTGGGAGTTACAACTCCCCGCTAGGCCTCTACTGACACCAAACCAGTAAAGAAGGGGAGAAATATCTTGTCTCTGGGTAGAATTGGAGGTCTACTCTCCCCACAGCGTCCCCAATGACACTGCCAGGGTGGAATGGGGAAGGGGTTGGTTTTGAAAATTCTGTCCCTGACTTGACCCTCTCTGACACCAATgtgatgtgggggtggggcattgAGGAGCCTATCACAGACCGGAGAGGGTAGAAGTGTAGGCTCCCCAGTTGGTCTTTAGTGTTTGGCTGGAGTAGGATGGGTATGGTCTAAAAATTGCCTGTCTTGCTAGGccactcctttcctcctcctttgtctAGAAAGAACAGACTTTTCTTGGGCCCTTTTTGGCCTGTGCCCATTGACATTTCTCAGTTGCCAGCTTCGTCAGAATCTGGTCTGggataaatgaagcaaaacaaaacaaaacaaaaaccaaaacccaaggAACTCAGTGCTGTGTTGTTCTCCAGGTCTTGAAGAAGGACCAGTCTGTACTCTCTCCACCTTTCAGAATCATCTTATGTGGTTTTATACATAATATCCATACTCTAGAGAAATAGGGGGAAATACTACTACATGTCCCATGACATCCTTTCAATTGGCACCAAAATCACAGGTCAAGTTGTCAAAGCCTTGTGGTGTGCATAGGTCATCTGCAACCAGTTAGGATTAAGGACCAAGAGGAATGCTCACTTGTTCCTCAAATGTAAGTTGGCCAGTTGGTAGGTAGAAACTACCAGGCTGCAAGCTTCATCTACCTTTTAGGGAACTATAGTTTTTAAGTTGAAACACTAGTATTTAATTGTAGATTACAAATTTCAGAAGGAAAGATAGATATGGCTAAGAATATAAACTATagggttaatttttttatttatatttgttccaAGAGCATGTAAAAACCACTGGAGAATTTACTTAAGAAATTTTGGTGGTGTTTTTCTATTATGTATTATCTATTTGTAgatatctgttcatttttatttggtaCATAACACGGGATATCATAGAGaaccaacaaaataaagaatgaaaatcattGGGATTTGGGACAAATCACTTCATCCTTTtaaatctgtttcctcatttgtatgtttttaaaaatgtaatacctCCTTCAGAGTGGCTAGATTATATAGATAATGGATGCAAAGTGATTTGCAAGCTATCAAGTGCTACATAACTATTAGGTATTGTTGATGTAATCATTTGTGACATGTCCATCATGTATGCTTTATGATGGTGTAGCCCAATAAAAATGACGATGAATATGTCAATGTATCAAAAATGATGATGGAATgtgtctttttatctttttttaaaaataagttttcttaaaCAGTAGTAAagtctgcatcttttgagatgatcgTATGGTTTCCTTTCATCTCTTAAGGTGGTAAatgacttatttacttatttaattaatttttatttaaaatgtttttttattttaaagagagagagcactagtggggcaaaggggcagagggagagagagagaatcccaagccgactctgactcagcgtggagcccagcatggggcccgatcccacaattctgggatcatgacccgagctaaactcaaccaactgagtcatccaggcaccccaatgtagTAAGTTACAATGATAGATTTTCTAATGTCAAAGAATACTTGCATTCTTGGGATTATCCAATTTCATGATTTTTCCCgcttctggaagagtttgtgttcCTTGAATGTTTAGTTGCATTCACCTAGTTAACTGGATTTATTACATGTGGAGTGTGTACCTTGGTTGGTTTTAGGGGCTATTCagatcttctatttttttcttatttagatttttctatttctgaaatttaaaaaaaattttaatgtttatttttaagagagagacagagtgcgagcaagggaagggcagagtggagagagggagggagacagactcctaagcagcctccaggctctgagctgtcagcagggagcccgatgcaggcttgaactcacaaactgtgagatcatgacctgagctgaagtcggacgcttaacctactgagccacccaggcaccccactatttctaaaattttttaattgcgtttttctaaaaaaaaaaattatttatttgtttaagtttatttatttttgagagagagacagagggtgagcaggggaggggcagagaaagagggagacagagaatctcaagaaggcttcgcactgtcagcacagagactgatgcggagctcgaactcacaaaaccgtgagatcatgacctgaaccaaaaccaagagtaggacacttgaCCGGCtaagccacataggtgcccctaaaaaaaatttttttttgccattaagttgttcaaatatttttacagtattttctttaaaatccctGTTTTACTATGCTATgtcctctttttcattccttGAAATGCTTATTCATagcctctttttctcttgcttgtgTTTCCAGAGGTTTGCCAATTTTACTAGTCTTTTAAAAGGACTAGTTTTGGGACTTTGGGGATTTTAACTGTATAAAGAAGTATCcgttacataaataaaattcacccatttcaagTGTCCGGTGAGTTTTACAGATGTAATATCCATTTAACCACCACtataattgtgtgtgtgggtTTATAGTAcggtttcttccttctctttctcccccgtCAATTTCATTGACCTTTTTAATAacccaactcttagtttcattgattttttctattgtttaccTATTCTcaagttcatttgtttctgtctAATCTTTATAGGTCatgggcagagagacggagagaagaTGCTGACCTGGGGTTCTGCCTTTATTGGGGTCTGAGGGTTGGGTGCCTAGGATTTCTCGGGTTCACTCTGGTGAATTTGAAACATAAGAGCAGGACTTAGGGCACAGGATGGGGAAAGTGGGGTCAGTCCAGCTGTCAGTTATGTATGTTACCCAGGGCTTTCTGAAAGGGGAACATGGGTCTCTCACCCAGTTGTTTTACCAGTAACTGACACACAGCTGGCAATATGTGTATTCGAGATGGATGTCTCTACAATGGATGCTTGGCTATCAAAAGCTTAATGTCAGACACTTAGACTACAGTTAGTTTTCCAAAAATGGTCCTTCTAGCTCCTTGCTTCTTACAAAATGGTTGGTTCGGAATATCCAATGCAGATATTTTGCATATCTCTATTGCCGGATCATGTCAGGGACTATCAGCTCTCTCTTTACTCCTAGATATAGAATCATTAGtgtctttcttttcaatttaattttattaaaaaaatcttttttaacatttatttattattttttagagacagagtgagacagagcatgagcgggggaggggcagagagcgaaggagacacaggatccaaagcaggctccaggctccgagctgtcagcacagagcccgatgcggcgcttgaatccacggaccatgagatcatgacctgagctgaacgaagttggacgctgaaccgactgagccatccaagcaccgctttttaattttatttttaaagtttatttatttattttgagagagacagagagcgcaagtagggaaagggcagagagagacagagacggagacagagacagagacaactccaagcaggctccgtgctgccagtgcagagcctgacgcagggctcaaactcatgaaaccgtgagattgtgacctgagctgaaaccaagagtcagatgcttcacgcctgagccacccaggcaccctgagtcttTAAATACAATCAGATTTGAGAGCCCATTCCAGGACCCCTGGAACAAATTCAGGAAACTTAtccttaaaattctgtttttccagAACCACTGTTGGTACCAaatctgtatcagtcagggttctccagagacacACAaccaataagatatatatatatatatatatatatatatatatatatatatatatatatatataatcttactGGATAAATAGTGATatttattacaaggaattggctcatgcattTATGGAGACTGAAGTCCCATGACCTGTTGTCTGCAAGCTGGGGGCTCAGGAAAGTTGGTAGTGTAAATTCCAGCCCAAGCCCACAAGCCTGAGAACCCAGAGCACAGAGGACAGGAGAAGACCCAGTGTGTCAGCTCAACAGTCAGTCAGGGGGAGCCAATTCAACCCTCTGCCTTTTGGTTCTATTTAGTCCGATAACATATcagatgatgcccacccacaccgGGGAGGGCCCTCTGATTTACTCAGCCCCTCGATTCAAAcactaatctcttctggaaacgcTCTCACAGAGACATGCACAAATAATGCTTAACAAGATATTTGGGCATCCCTGGCCCTGTCAAGTTAACCgtcacagggacacctgggtggctcagtcggttgagcttctgactcttgattttagctcaggtcgtgatctcacactcgTTAGtctccaggctgagcatggagcctgcttgggattctctctctgcttctctctctctttctctctctctctctctcaaaataaatacattttgagatgtaaaataaaaacattaaagaagtatttataaaaattaaccgTCACactaatatgtttttatattataccAGTTAGTCTTGTACTTTCTTTTTGCCTGtccccctcttctttcttgttttcttttggattgattaacaaattttagtttttactttacaGGTTTGAAATGTACatactctttccattctttttcatggttattgttaacattttaacaagCTGAATTATATTAAAGCATGCTTAATTCATACTCTTATTCAATTTCATTGTAATTCCTCCAAAGACAGTAAGGACCTTGGGATATTTTAGCTTCAATCACTCCTGTCTCGGTTAGTTATTGCTGCATAGCAAAGCATTCTAAAATTTAGTGGcttcggggcacttgggtggctagatcggttaagcgtccgacttcagctcagttcatgatctcatggttcatgggttcaagccccgcatcgggctctgtgctgccggctcggag
This region includes:
- the LOC122230426 gene encoding zinc finger protein 501-like; amino-acid sequence: MITVLLTAASQESLVIRDMAEALTQWKQLNPPQGDVPEKHRNLVLLGLPISKPDAISPLECGKELEREVSKAALSDWETRPESKDLTPEQDISEEESAPGVLIARFPKESSSEYEDSSESQQENHEKHLIQEVVTQKKSSGERSYQCHEFGRSFSRRSLLVQQQGERLHNCDSFKKNLKQNSDLMRHEKVCAEKKPWKCNECEKAFSYYSAFVLHQRIHTGEKPYECNECGKAFSQSIHLTLHQRIHTGEKPYECHECGKAFSHRSALIRHHIIHTGEKPYECNECGKAFNQSSYLTQHQRIHTGEKPYECNECGKAFSQSTFLTQHQVIHTGEKPYKCNECGKAFSDRSGLIQHQRTHTGERPYECNECGKAFGYCSALTQHQRTHTGEKPYKCNDCAKAFSDRSALIRHQRTHTGEKPYKCKDCGKAFSQSSSLTKHQKTHTGEKPYKCKECGKAFSQSSSLSQHQKTHAGGKTKEYGKAFSEHSAFGQQKRIHTG